The following coding sequences lie in one Alicyclobacillus curvatus genomic window:
- the rfbB gene encoding dTDP-glucose 4,6-dehydratase, with protein MTVWLVTGGAGFIGSHFISHILNVHPSDSVFNFDLLTYAGNLDNLTSIQDNPNYHFVRGDIRNQHEVDSVMKHGIDYVVNFAAETHVDRSIADAGLFVQTNVYGTQVLLESARKHRVRKFVQVSTDEVYGSLGKTGTFYESTLLAPSSPYSASKAAADLMVQSYQHTYGLPVNITRCTNNYGPYQFPEKLIPLTIARAMAHKKIPVYGDGRQIRDWLHVSDHCKAIDWVAHHGRAGEVYNIGGENERENITIVRAILRHLNKPESLIEHVSDRPGHDRRYAMDSGKLRRESGWRPAYPFDIGLEETIRWYVEHPKWWQRLLGQETPQSAAGMDGGDDS; from the coding sequence ATGACAGTTTGGCTCGTTACGGGCGGTGCCGGGTTTATTGGAAGCCATTTTATATCCCATATACTGAACGTACATCCCAGCGACAGCGTCTTTAATTTCGATTTATTGACGTATGCTGGGAACCTCGACAACCTGACTTCGATTCAAGACAATCCGAACTACCATTTTGTCCGGGGTGACATCCGAAACCAACACGAAGTGGATAGTGTCATGAAACACGGCATCGACTATGTCGTGAACTTTGCTGCTGAGACCCATGTTGACCGGAGCATTGCAGATGCAGGTCTGTTTGTTCAGACCAATGTATACGGCACGCAGGTGTTACTCGAATCCGCTCGCAAGCATCGCGTTCGTAAATTCGTCCAGGTGTCCACCGATGAAGTGTACGGATCGCTCGGCAAAACCGGTACGTTTTACGAGTCGACGCTGTTAGCTCCAAGCAGTCCTTATTCAGCGAGCAAAGCCGCCGCTGACCTGATGGTTCAATCGTACCAACACACCTATGGCCTCCCTGTGAACATCACGCGGTGCACGAATAACTACGGTCCATACCAATTTCCGGAGAAGTTAATTCCCCTAACCATTGCGAGAGCAATGGCCCACAAAAAAATCCCTGTCTACGGGGATGGAAGGCAGATTCGTGATTGGCTGCACGTCAGCGATCATTGCAAGGCGATAGATTGGGTTGCGCATCACGGGCGTGCGGGTGAAGTGTACAACATTGGCGGTGAAAACGAACGCGAGAACATCACGATAGTGCGTGCGATTTTGCGTCATCTAAACAAACCCGAGTCGCTCATAGAACACGTTAGTGACCGGCCCGGTCATGACAGGCGTTACGCCATGGACTCCGGAAAACTTCGGCGTGAATCGGGGTGGCGACCGGCATATCCATTTGACATCGGATTAGAAGAAACCATCCGATGGTATGTGGAACATCCGAAGTGGTGGCAACGTTTGTTAGGCCAGGAAACGCCGCAAAGCGCTGCTGGAATGGATGGGGGCGACGATTCATGA
- a CDS encoding DUF2642 domain-containing protein gives MTSRQNVVRIKEVAIGQLKIGRIVNPKPVKPTRPINVQKLLGEVRKFARQLRIFRRDTLAEEQRLQSEINQLQTQDANLQAQISKLQTQVANLQTQVANLQTELESDVTPNPALQSLLQSKQGQTVTVATPAGNVTGEVILVGTDAVQIQEPNGDIVNIPFAKITAVQ, from the coding sequence GTGACAAGTAGGCAGAACGTGGTTCGTATCAAGGAGGTCGCGATAGGACAGCTGAAGATTGGACGTATAGTGAATCCAAAGCCGGTGAAACCGACTCGTCCTATAAACGTCCAAAAACTCCTCGGAGAAGTTCGTAAATTCGCTCGTCAACTGCGCATATTCAGACGAGACACGCTCGCAGAAGAACAAAGGTTGCAGTCTGAGATTAACCAGTTACAGACTCAGGACGCCAATCTGCAAGCTCAGATTTCGAAACTGCAGACACAAGTTGCTAACCTGCAAACACAGGTTGCGAACCTGCAAACCGAGCTTGAGTCTGATGTGACACCGAACCCTGCACTACAGTCACTCCTGCAAAGCAAACAAGGGCAAACGGTCACTGTGGCAACGCCTGCCGGCAATGTCACTGGGGAGGTCATATTGGTTGGTACTGATGCGGTACAGATTCAAGAGCCCAACGGTGATATCGTGAATATTCCGTTTGCGAAAATTACAGCCGTACAATAA